The following are encoded in a window of Perca flavescens isolate YP-PL-M2 chromosome 24, PFLA_1.0, whole genome shotgun sequence genomic DNA:
- the LOC114550670 gene encoding carnitine O-acetyltransferase-like codes for MLRICSRALVKVGMVKPWQLVKPVSSTLVAGRNMSQQKELPKMPVPPLQQTCELYLSYVEPMVEPDELRRTKELVEVFLKAGGVGERLQRGLERKADNTENWLSDFYVDADNLIKRTSLLNWSGVIFPRMDFRDKKGQLRCAAQLITAVLEMKTMIDNGTLPVEYIRGKLLCMKQYERILSSCIVPGVEKDSLEFYAEKHITVVHNSQFFVLDMYNSDGTPLTVDQLCVQLERICNASLENNTEPIGILATEHRDIWGKTYIDLIKDKTNKESVLAIQSSIFTVCLDGAMPPGETFDNNATDSMLHGGGSQWNSGNRWFDKGLQIIIGEDGLCGTNTSNVNADGVVIVEMCARLLHLMKKPQVMQSPLEPLPEPQRLHFNITPELKKDIEEAKRHLHM; via the exons ATGTTGAGAATTTGCAGCAGAGCTCTG GTAAAGGTGGGGATGGTGAAGCCCTGGCAGTTGGTGAAACCTGTATCATCGACTCTGGTTGCTGGAAGAAACATGAGCCAGCAGAAAGAACTGCCCAAGATGCCTGTCCCCCCTTTGCAGCAGACCTGTGAGCTCTACCTGAGCTACGTGGAGCCCATGGTGGAGCCGGACGAGCTGAGGCGAACAAAAGAGCTGGTGGAAGTGTTTCTGAAAGCAGGAGGTGTTGGTGAAAGACTGCAGAGAGGCCTGGAGAGGAAAGCAGACAACACTGAGAACTGG TTATCAGATTTTTATGTGGACGCTGATAATCTCATCAAACGTACGTCCCTCTTAAATTGGTCTGGGGTGATTTTTCCACGAATGGATTTCAGAGATAAAAAGGGACAAttaag gtGTGCTGCCCAACTAATTACGGCTGTGTTGGAAATGAAGACAATGATCGACAA TGGTACACTACCAGTTGAATATATAAGAGGGAAGCTGCTGTGTATGAAGCAGTACGAGCGGATTCTGTCATCCTGCATTGTCCCTGGTGTGGAGAAAGATTCATTGGAGTTCTACGCAGAGAAACACATCACTGTTGTACACAACTCTCAG TTCTTTGTGCTGGACATGTACAACAGTGATGGGACTCCGCTGACAGTTGATCAACTCTGTGTTCAGCTGGAGAGGATCTGCAACGCCTCACTAGAGAACAACACGGAGCCTATCGGCATCCTCGCCACCGAGCATCGTGACATCTGGGGCAAAACCTACATCGACCTCATCAAGG ataAGACCAACAAAGAGTCAGTGTTGGCTATCCAAAGCAGCATCTTCACAGTGTGTTTGGATGGAGCGATGCCCCCGGGTGAGACGTTTGACAACAATGCCACTGACTCGATGCTGCACGGAGGAGGCAGTCAGTGGAACAGTGGAAACCGCTGGTTTGACAAGGGGCTGCAG aTAATTATTGGAGAAGACGGGTTATGTGGTACTAACACCTCGAATGTCAATGCTGATGGTGTAGTCATTGTGGAGATGTGCGCACGTTTGCTACACCTAAT GAAAAAGCCACAGGTAATGCAGTCTCCCTTGGAGCCGCTTCCTGAACCCCAGAGACTACATTTCAACATCACACCAGAACTCAAGAAGGACATTGAGGAGGCCAAGAGGCACCTGCACATGTGA